A genomic region of Kribbella sp. NBC_00382 contains the following coding sequences:
- the qcrB gene encoding cytochrome bc1 complex cytochrome b subunit → MAQQELPGPVRWIDDRVGIAKIGRKNLRKVFPDHWSFMLGEIALYSFIILILTGIFLTLWFKPSMADVEYQGSYSLLKGLHMSEAYESTLRISFDIRGGLLMRQIHHWAAVLFVASMSIHLLRIFFTGAFRKPRELNWLIGIVMLFLGIIEGFIGYGLPDDLLSGTGLRITEGLVLASPVIGTYLSFFIFGGQFPGDDFVSRFYTVHVLLIPGILLGLITVHLFLVVYHKHTQYPGPGRTEKNVVGYPLMPVYMAKAGGFFFVVFGVLAMMGALLQINPVWLYGPYNPAEVTAGSQPDWYMAWLDGAVRLMPGVESHFWGITISWNIVVPALLMPPLFIGFVALYPFLEAFITGDKREHHLLDRPRNRPTRTGIGVAIITFYGVLWLNSGNDLVATHFHLSINTITWVCRVLIFLGPAIAFWITRRIALSLQRADRERVIHGLETGVILRLPDGGYVEKHTPISVYEAYALTAHEQREPYELPPATDDNGVPAPHRRRDRIRAALSKFDDGGED, encoded by the coding sequence ATGGCTCAACAGGAATTGCCCGGTCCGGTGCGCTGGATCGATGACCGGGTAGGGATCGCCAAGATCGGTCGCAAGAACCTGCGCAAGGTTTTCCCCGACCACTGGTCCTTCATGCTGGGCGAGATCGCCCTGTACAGCTTCATCATCCTGATCCTCACCGGCATCTTCCTCACGCTGTGGTTCAAACCGTCGATGGCCGACGTCGAGTACCAGGGCTCGTACAGCCTGCTCAAAGGCCTGCACATGTCCGAGGCCTACGAATCGACACTGCGGATCTCCTTCGACATCCGCGGCGGTCTGCTGATGCGGCAGATCCACCACTGGGCCGCGGTGCTCTTCGTCGCCTCGATGAGCATCCACCTGCTCCGCATCTTCTTCACCGGCGCGTTCCGCAAGCCGCGCGAGCTCAACTGGCTGATCGGCATCGTCATGCTGTTCCTCGGCATCATCGAGGGCTTCATCGGCTACGGCCTGCCGGACGACCTGTTGTCCGGTACCGGCCTGCGCATCACCGAAGGCCTCGTCCTCGCCTCGCCGGTGATCGGTACGTACCTGTCGTTCTTCATCTTCGGTGGGCAGTTCCCCGGCGACGACTTCGTCTCCCGCTTCTACACCGTGCACGTACTACTGATCCCCGGCATCTTGCTCGGGTTGATCACCGTGCACCTGTTCCTGGTCGTCTACCACAAACACACCCAGTACCCCGGTCCCGGCCGCACCGAGAAGAACGTCGTCGGCTACCCACTAATGCCGGTCTACATGGCGAAGGCCGGCGGCTTTTTCTTCGTCGTGTTCGGGGTGCTCGCGATGATGGGCGCGCTGCTGCAGATCAACCCGGTCTGGCTGTACGGCCCGTACAACCCGGCCGAGGTCACCGCCGGATCCCAGCCTGACTGGTACATGGCCTGGCTCGACGGAGCCGTCCGTCTGATGCCTGGCGTCGAGTCGCACTTCTGGGGAATCACGATCAGCTGGAACATCGTCGTACCGGCGTTGCTGATGCCACCGCTGTTCATCGGATTCGTTGCCTTGTACCCCTTCCTGGAAGCGTTCATCACCGGAGACAAACGCGAGCACCACCTCCTCGACCGGCCCCGCAACCGGCCGACCCGGACAGGCATCGGCGTCGCCATCATCACCTTCTACGGCGTGCTGTGGCTCAACAGCGGCAACGACCTCGTCGCGACCCACTTCCACCTGTCCATCAACACGATCACCTGGGTCTGCCGCGTACTGATCTTCCTCGGCCCAGCGATCGCCTTCTGGATCACCCGCCGGATCGCGCTGTCGTTGCAGCGCGCTGATCGCGAGCGCGTCATCCACGGACTCGAGACCGGAGTGATCCTGCGGCTACCCGACGGCGGGTACGTCGAGAAGCACACCCCGATCTCCGTGTACGAGGCCTACGCGCTGACCGCCCACGAGCAGCGCGAGCCCTACGAACTGCCGCCGGCGACGGACGACAACGGCGTACCGGCTCCGCATCGACGACGCGACCGGATCCGGGCCGCGCTGTCGAAATTCGACGACGGCGGCGAGGACTGA
- a CDS encoding S1 family peptidase produces MQGDYSIPYIRLRRKLAGGLAIAVMAALAAITPGAQAATPEPVASIGQQDVAKLATTLDKSLGDRSAGSYLDQATGKLVVTITDGSAAQSVRAAGAIPRLVAHSRTDLTRATEQLDRSARIAGTAWGVDPATNQVLVSVDESVNGPALAKLKSVAGKLGTVVRVEAVKGRFSTLATPVMKNGTAIYTGLGRCSLGFNVLDANLDHYFLTAGHCTALGSTWYADQARTSFLGSGAGGFFGLQGDFGFVHYEGAGIVVLRTVAGTDLTVTGWGDAVVGQSVKRSGSTTGVHGGTVTSLNETVNYHDGTPSGTTVGGLIKTTVCAEPGDSGGPLYKLSTPGAAEGLGLTSGGSGNCSAGGTTFFQPIGPIMIGYAMQMWH; encoded by the coding sequence ATGCAGGGCGACTATTCCATCCCGTACATCCGTCTTCGGCGAAAGCTGGCAGGCGGGCTGGCCATTGCTGTGATGGCTGCCCTGGCGGCCATCACGCCAGGCGCGCAGGCTGCAACGCCGGAACCGGTCGCGTCGATCGGCCAGCAGGACGTGGCCAAGCTCGCGACCACGCTCGATAAGAGCCTGGGAGACCGAAGCGCCGGCTCATATCTCGACCAGGCGACAGGCAAGCTCGTCGTCACCATCACCGACGGCTCCGCCGCCCAGAGCGTACGGGCCGCCGGAGCGATCCCGCGCCTGGTCGCTCATAGCCGCACCGACCTGACGAGAGCGACCGAACAGCTCGACCGCTCAGCCCGGATCGCCGGCACAGCTTGGGGGGTCGACCCGGCTACCAACCAGGTGCTGGTCTCGGTGGACGAGTCCGTCAACGGACCCGCTCTGGCCAAGCTCAAGTCCGTTGCCGGCAAGCTGGGTACGGTCGTCAGGGTCGAAGCTGTCAAGGGAAGGTTCAGCACGCTGGCCACCCCTGTCATGAAGAACGGCACGGCTATCTACACCGGCCTTGGCCGCTGCTCGCTCGGCTTCAACGTCCTCGACGCGAACTTGGACCACTACTTCCTCACCGCCGGGCATTGCACGGCCCTTGGCTCGACCTGGTACGCCGATCAAGCCAGGACCAGCTTTCTCGGCAGCGGTGCGGGGGGATTCTTCGGCCTGCAAGGCGACTTCGGTTTCGTTCACTACGAGGGTGCCGGAATCGTGGTCCTCCGCACGGTGGCCGGCACCGACCTGACCGTCACCGGCTGGGGCGACGCCGTAGTCGGCCAGTCGGTGAAGCGGAGTGGCAGCACGACCGGCGTGCACGGTGGCACGGTCACCTCACTCAACGAAACCGTGAACTACCACGACGGAACACCCAGTGGAACAACTGTCGGAGGGCTGATCAAAACGACGGTCTGCGCCGAGCCCGGCGACAGCGGTGGCCCGCTGTACAAACTCAGTACACCGGGGGCGGCCGAAGGGCTCGGGCTCACCTCCGGCGGCAGCGGCAACTGCTCGGCCGGTGGCACCACGTTCTTCCAGCCGATCGGACCGATCATGATCGGCTACGCCATGCAGATGTGGCATTGA
- a CDS encoding MerR family transcriptional regulator has protein sequence MSERAVELSHAVWPVGQVAAVLGVSALTLRSWERRYGIAPSLRTAGRHRRYSQADLDRLRRMQALIQQGMAPADAARLSQLGQGQQLPGLEAVLREAEGLHVATLARLLDASLARSGVSRTWSDLVVPAFRSLEQRFARLGDCTDIELVLGRAVEDAIERYVSGRKLRMEGRDPVLLVCCPEERHTLPLAALHAVLLERSQPALILGPDADHTAVVAAADRLSPRVVVLWSVRRQPGQARLRSQLSARGHRVDAAGPGWPRSVRTFSGLDQAADALTVTRPVAGRR, from the coding sequence ATGAGCGAGCGGGCCGTCGAACTCAGCCATGCCGTGTGGCCGGTGGGGCAGGTGGCGGCGGTGCTTGGGGTTTCGGCGTTGACGCTGCGTAGCTGGGAGCGGCGGTACGGGATCGCGCCGTCGCTGCGTACTGCGGGTCGGCATCGGCGGTACTCGCAGGCGGATCTGGATCGGCTGCGCCGGATGCAGGCCTTGATCCAGCAAGGAATGGCGCCGGCGGACGCTGCCCGGCTGAGCCAACTGGGCCAAGGGCAACAACTCCCAGGGTTGGAAGCTGTCCTGCGCGAGGCGGAGGGGCTGCACGTGGCAACGCTGGCGCGTCTCCTGGATGCGTCGCTCGCACGATCGGGCGTAAGCCGGACCTGGTCGGACCTGGTGGTACCGGCCTTTCGGTCGCTCGAGCAGCGATTCGCCCGCCTGGGCGACTGCACCGACATCGAGCTGGTGCTGGGCCGAGCGGTCGAAGACGCCATCGAGCGTTACGTGAGCGGACGCAAGCTGCGGATGGAGGGCCGCGATCCGGTCTTACTGGTGTGCTGCCCGGAGGAGCGGCACACCCTTCCTCTCGCGGCATTGCACGCAGTTCTCCTGGAGCGCTCACAGCCTGCCTTGATCCTGGGGCCGGACGCTGATCACACAGCGGTGGTGGCAGCAGCCGACCGGCTGTCGCCGCGGGTGGTGGTGTTGTGGTCGGTACGCCGGCAGCCCGGCCAGGCTCGCCTGCGCTCCCAACTGTCAGCCCGTGGTCACCGCGTCGACGCGGCCGGGCCAGGGTGGCCGAGATCTGTTCGCACCTTCTCCGGCCTGGACCAGGCCGCTGACGCGCTGACCGTCACCCGGCCGGTCGCAGGCCGGCGCTGA